The following is a genomic window from Candidatus Paceibacterota bacterium.
AGGTAGCTACCCCTACTAGCCTTAAAAAGGTAGAGTTGCTCCGAGCCCAGATGGCTGAGGATCTCAAAGTCCAGGAGGATCTTCTAATCAAAAATCTTAAGGATATCCAGGGTGCACGCATTGTCGTATCGGAAAATGCCAATGAAAAAGGCCATCTTTTTGCCGGTATTCACAAAGAAGAACTCATCAAAGCTATCAAGGAAGAAACCCGCCTGGATATTATTCCCGATTTTATTGTGCTTGATAAGCCAATCAAAACAGTAGGGGAGCACACTATCGAAATCCAGGTCAGAGACAAGAAAGCGGAATTTACACTCGTTGTAGAAGCAAAGTAGTAGAAATTAAAAAGACTCTTGACGGAACCTTGCGCAGGCCGACGGGCCGAGCAGAGCAAAATCTCAGCAGAGATTTATGTGTGTTCCGGAAAGAGTCTTTTTAATTTCTACTAGATTACATTTACAATTTTCCGAGTAGAAATTGTGTTGTCTACGTTTGTTTTTCGTTTGTTCTTAAATTCTACTTTACCTGCCTTGAGAGCAAAAATAGTGTGATCGCGTCCAAGGCCAGTATTTTTACCTGGGAGGACTCGGGTACCACGCTGACGGACAATCACTGATCCAGCCTGAGCTGTTTCTCCATGATAGAGCTTGACTCCGAGGAATTTTGGCTTTGAATCTGTAAGGTTTTTAGCGGAACCACCGGCTTTTTTTGTTGCCATTTCTTTTTATAAATAATTAAGAGTTTTTTAAATCTAATTCGTTTTTACTTTATCCCCGTGGACTAGAATAAGTTCCATGAGTATAGCCCAACAGTCGCAAAAAATCAATAGTTTGCCTAAAAGGCCTTGGGTAAGCATTTTAGGCTCGTGGGTCTGTATTTTCTGGATTTTTTGGTTACTTTCAGCTAGCGCAGAGTTTGTAGTCCTGTCATGGGAGAGTGGGGGATGGGATAAAATAAGCAGTCACATCATGGCTTCAGACTATTTAGCGGTGCTTGAATATCCTTCGATAAATAATCCCGATAAACCCCTAGGGGCTCCCGTCGTGGCCAGCAAAACAGGTAAAACCTATCGTTTACCCTGGTGTGGGGTAAGAAAAGCTTCAACAAAAGGCAAAAGTGACTCCACAAATAGCCAGGTTTTGGTTTTTTCTTCATCAGAAGAAGCTGAAAAAGCCGGCTATCGACCATCAAAAAATTGCTACTGAATTTTGATTAAAAACCATACAATATTGTCCTACTTTTGTAAAGGTATTGATGCAACTAAAACCTATATTTTTAGCCATATTTTATCACAAATTTAGAGCATTTTTATCCACAGCCGGTTGACTTTAGGTCCTTTTCTTGCTAGTATATTGCCATAACCACATTAGCTTGTGGTTTTTGTTTTCCTCTCCTTTGGTCGGCGAGACTCGTCACATGATACTGACAGTGGCCATCAAAAGAGTTCCGAAACAATTCCCGTGCAAGCGCATAATACTGCTGAGTGATGGACGTGCGCATTACCCATAAGAAAAAGGCTTATTTTACCACTTACCATCGGTCTTGCTATGTTTATGGCCAGCGTCGTCACTGACCAGCAGGCCCAAACACAGGCAACGACCACTATATTTATCGCCCCATCGGCGATCAATCTCACCGCGGAAGCTACAACGACCGCTACAACCACAAATTCAACTACAACTGCTACTACGGTGGCTACTTCATCAAAGGCCTTTCGCAATGATGAAACGGAATACGTTGCCAACAGTAAAGCGGTGGCTAGTCTGGTTAAAACTTATTTCAAGGATATACCCCTCATGACTGATATCGCTTATTGTGAGTCCCGCGATAGGCAATACACCCCTGATGGAGCTCTTTTCCGGGGTAAGGCTAACAACCAGGACGTAGGTGTCTTTCAGGTCAACGAGCACTATCATTTGAAGCGCTCTAGTGCCCTAGGAATAGATATTTCTACCCTAGAAG
Proteins encoded in this region:
- a CDS encoding Ada metal-binding domain-containing protein; the protein is MSIAQQSQKINSLPKRPWVSILGSWVCIFWIFWLLSASAEFVVLSWESGGWDKISSHIMASDYLAVLEYPSINNPDKPLGAPVVASKTGKTYRLPWCGVRKASTKGKSDSTNSQVLVFSSSEEAEKAGYRPSKNCY
- the rplI gene encoding 50S ribosomal protein L9: MKVILLKDVAKLGKKYDIKNVADGHALNMLIPQGQVEVATPTSLKKVELLRAQMAEDLKVQEDLLIKNLKDIQGARIVVSENANEKGHLFAGIHKEELIKAIKEETRLDIIPDFIVLDKPIKTVGEHTIEIQVRDKKAEFTLVVEAK
- the rpmA gene encoding 50S ribosomal protein L27 — its product is MATKKAGGSAKNLTDSKPKFLGVKLYHGETAQAGSVIVRQRGTRVLPGKNTGLGRDHTIFALKAGKVEFKNKRKTNVDNTISTRKIVNVI